From the Chiroxiphia lanceolata isolate bChiLan1 chromosome Z, bChiLan1.pri, whole genome shotgun sequence genome, one window contains:
- the TAL2 gene encoding T-cell acute lymphocytic leukemia protein 2, whose protein sequence is MTRKIFTNTRERWRQQNVNSAFAKLRKLIPTHPPDKKLSKNETLRLAMRYINFLVKVLGEPGLQQTAVAARSSILGFFQQAPHLQSMEELTLIENCGVSCPGMSSNIVECWSETSSP, encoded by the coding sequence ATGACAAGGAAGATCTTCACCAACACCAGGGAGAGGTGGAGGCAGCAAAATGTCAACAGCGCCTTTGCCAAGCTGCGGAAACTCATTCCCACCCACCCACCAGACAAAAAATTGAGCAAGAATGAGACCCTCCGTTTAGCCATGAGATACATCAACTTCCTTGTCAAGGTCCTGGGGGAGCCAGGCCTGCAGCAGACAGCAGTGGCAGCTCGGAGCAGCATCCTGGGGTTCTTCCAGCAAGCCCCACACTTGCAAAGCATGGAGGAGCTGACACTAATTGAAAACTGTGGTGTCTCCTGTCCTGGCATGAGCAGCAATATAGTAGAGTGTTGGTCAGAGACATCATCTCCCTAG